Below is a window of Armatimonadota bacterium DNA.
TGATGGCTGTGGAAAGTGGGGAGGGGATTTCCGTGCGGGTTCGGGAGGTGCGCAAGCGATTCGGACCCCGCGCGGGAAGCGGAGGCGTGGTGGCGCTGGATGGAGTTTCGCTGGAGGTGCGGAGAGGGGAGTTTCTGGTAATGCTGGGACCCAGCGGGTGCGGGAAGACCACCTTGCTGCGGAGCCTCGCGGGGCTGGAGCGGCCGGACGGAGGGGAGATCGAGATCGAAGGGGAGCTGGTGTTCTCCGCAGCGCAGGGGGTCTTCTGGCCGCCCCACCGCAGACCGGTGAGCATGATGTTCCAGTCCTACGCGTTGTGGCCGCACATGACGGTGTACGAGAACGTGGCGTTCCCGCTGCGGATGAAGCGCCGGGAGGGGGGGAGGGAGCGGACCCGGGTGCGGGAGGTACTGGAGATGGTGGGGTGCGGGGGGTTGGAGCGGCGGTACCCGGGCGAGCTGAGCGGAGGGCAGCAGCAACGGGTGGCCCTGGCCCGGGCCATCGTGGCGGGGGATCGGGTGATCCTGTTCGACGAGCCGCTGTCGAACGTGGATGCACGGGTGCGGGAGGAGCTGCGGGGCGAGATCGTGCAGATGCAGCGGAGGCTGGGGTTCACGGCCATCTACGTGACGCACGACCAGAAGGAGGCCATGGCCATCGCGGACCGGCTGGTGGTGATGGACGGAGGCAGGATCCTGCAGGTGGGGACCCCGCAGGAGGTGTACCTGCGGCCCCGGTCGGAACGGGTGGCGTATATCGTGGGACGGGGGAATCTGCTGCCCGGTCAGGTGGTGGGGCAGGAAGGGGGCCATTACTTCGTAGAGACCGCGGCGGGGCGACTGATGGGGACCGGGGAGGACCGCCTGAAGCCTGGGGATCGGGTGCTGGTGTTCTTCCGGCCCGAGGTGTGCCGGGTGGTGCCCGCGGGGGAGGTGGGGGCGACGGGAGGGATACGGGGGATTGTGCGGCAGAGGGCGTTTTTGGGCAACATCCAGGAGCTGCGGGTGCAGGTGGGTCAGGCGGAGATCCTGGTGGAGGTTCCGGAAGGGGTGGAGGTCCCGGAAGGGGAGGTGACCTTGGAGATTCCGGAGGATCGGGTGCGGGTGTTCGGAGGAACTGCACCAACCCATTCCTGAAGGGGGGAGCAGCATGCGCGGGAAAAAGATTTTCGGGATTTTGTTGGGGACGTGGTTGTGCGCGGCCGTACTGGGGCCGTACAGCCAGGCGGCCCCTCAGGCGTCCTTGCGGGAGCAGCTGTGTGAACAGGCCCGGCGGGAGGGGCAGCTCAACCTCCTCACCAACGTGGCCCTGGTGGCGGATCCGCTCGTGGAGCTCTTCCAGGAGCAGTTTCCAGGGCTGCGGGTCCGGGCGGTGACGGACGTGGCAGCGCCCACCCGGGCCATCACGGAGGCCCAGGCGGGCCGGCACGAGCACGACATCCTGGTGTGGACCATTCCAGGGGTTCTGCCCCTCTTCGAGCGGAATCTCCTGGCTTCCTTTAAGCCGGAAGAACTCACCGCATTCCGCATCCCGCCGGGGACCGCGATTCTGAACAACACCACCCTCAAGTTCTACAACTTCGTGCATACCCTCAGCTACGACTCGCGCCGGCTCCGCCCGGAGGACGTTCCCCGGGACTGGAACGGGATCCTGAACCCCCGCTGGCGGGAACGATTCGTGGGGGACATCCCCACGGTGACGAACGGGATCGCGGCCCTGGGGCTATTGCTGGGGGAGGCCTGGGCCACGAACTTCGCCAGGCGGCTGCGCGATGAGGTCCGGATCACCATCGTCCCCAACCCCACCATTGGTCGGGAGATGGTCCTGCGGGGCGAGAAGGACCTCATGTGGGGCGGCATCGGAGAGACCATCGATCGTCGGGAGCGGTTCCGGGAGCCCTTGGCGTGGAACCCCGTGACCCCCACCTACGCCTCCCAGTTCGTGGTGGTGGCCTTCCAGCGGGCACCGCACCCCAACGCCGCACGGTGCGTGGCCCTGTGGGCGGCGACCCAGGAGGCGAAGCCCATCATGGAGCGGAAGGCGTACTTCCTGGCGGACGCCACGCCGGGTGCAAGGACCCAGCTGCGTCGGGAGATCGAGCGCCACCGCATGCGGATCTTTTTCGAGAACGTGGAATCCGCCAAGCGCCGGCTGGAGCTCTACGGACGACTCGTGCCCATCCTCCAGGGCCAGGTGCCTTAAGGGAAGGGAGTTAAGGAGGTGGGGATGGATGCGAAGATGGCTGCGGGGTGCGCTCTGGACGAGCTTCCTCGTCGCCGTTCTCTTCCCAAGAGGCGCTGCTACAGGGCCTTCCCTGCGGGAGCGGATCTGTGAGGCAGCCCAGAAAGAGGGGGTGGTCCACATCCTCACGAACGTGCGGGAGGTAGCGGACCCGCTGGAGAAGGCCCTGAACGGAAGGTTTCCGTGGCTGCGGGTGCGCACCGTTACGGACGTGGCCGCACCTACCAGGGCCGTGGCAGAGGCGCAAGCGGGCCGGCATGAGCACGACGTGTTCGCGTACAGTCTCCCTGGGATTCTTCCGGCGTACGAGAGGGGGTTGCTTGTCTCCTTCTCGGATTCGGAGATCCAGACCTTCGGAATTCATCCGGGCGCGCGACTGTTAGGAGGAGCCGTGCTGAGTGGCTGGACGTTCGTACATACCATCGCGCACGACACTCGGCGGGTGCGGTCCGAGGAAGCCCCCAGACGATGGGAGGATCTGCTGACCCCCAGGTGGCGCGGTCGTTTGGTGGGCAGCATCTCCGCCCTCACCAATGGGGTGGCGGCGGTGGGACTGCTTTTGGGCGAGGCTTGGGCTTTCGACTTTGTGCGGAAGTTGCGGGATGAAGTTAAGGTTACACTGACCCCCAGCCCCACCCTGGCACTGCAGCTCGTCCTTCAGGGGGAGAAGGACCTGTTGTGGAGCGGGATCGAGACCACCCTTGAACGGCAGGAGAGGGCGGTGGAGTCCGCCCGCCGGCGGCTGGAGCTCTATGGGCGCCTGCTGCCTGTCCTGCAAGGACAGGTGCGCTGAGGAAGGCTTGACATCAGAGGAATCACGATCGTATTGGATAGTTCTGTGAGCGAGGGGCATGGATAAGCTCGTGCCGACGTGTGACGAGGCCGTCGCGGACATTCCCAACGGAGCCACCATCATGATCGGGGGGTTCGGCCCTCCGGGCTTTCCCGCTCAGCTGGTGGAGGCCCTCCGGCGTCGGCGGCTGCGAGAGCTCGTGATCATCCAGTGTGGGGGCGGCACGGAGGACTACGCCCTCGGGGGCCTCATCCTCGACGGAGCCGTGCGGAAGCTCATCAGCTCCTACCCCACGCATCCGGGAGCCTGGGCCCTCCGGGACCGGTATCTCCGCGGGGAGATCGAGCTGGAGGTTCTGCCTCAGGGCACGTTCGTGGAGCGGATTCGGGCGGCAGGGGCTGGACTGGGCGGGTTCTACACGCCCACTGGGGTGGGGACGGAGCTGGCGGAGGGGAAGGAGATACGCGTGATCAACGGCCGCCCCTACGTCTTCGAGCTCCCCCTCTCCGCGGACTTCGCCCTCATCAAGGCGCACCGGGCGGATCGGTGGGGAAACCTCACCTACCGTCGCACCATGCGGAACTTCAACCCCATCATGGCCATGGCCGCGAAGGTGGTGATCGCGGAGGTAGACGAGGTCGTTCCGGTCGGGGCGCTCTCCCCCGAGGAGGTCGAGACCCCTGGCATCTGCGTGGACCGGGTGGTGGCTACGGAGCGCCATCCCCGACTCCTGCGCCGTGTCTGACGATCCCCCTCCCGGTGGGGAGCACAGGACACCAGGGTTGGACGAGGTGGTCCAGCATGGCCCTAACGCGGGAAGGTGTGGCATACCGGATCGCTCAGGATCTCCCGGACGGCAGCTACGTGAACCTGGGGGTGGGAATCCCCTCCCTGGTGTTGCAGTTCCTCCCTGAGGGACGGGATGTCCTGATCCACAGCGAGAACGGGATCCTGGGGGTAGGGCCGAAGGCCGCGCCGGGAGAAGAGGATCCGGACCTGGTGAACGCCAACGGGGACTACGTGACCCTGCTTGCGGGCGCGAGCCTGTTTGACCACGCGCTCTCCTTCGCCATCATCCGGGGAGGACACCTCACCCACGCGGTCCTCGGAGCCCTGCAGGTCTCCCGGAAGGGGGATTTGGCGAACTGGAAGGTACCCGGGCAGCGGGTGCCCGGCGTGGGGGGGGCTATGGATCTGGCGGTGGGGGCGCAGCGGGTGTGGGTGGCCATGACGCACGTGACGGAGCGGGGGGAGCCGAAGATCGTAGAGGAATGCACGTATCCGCTCACCGCACCCCGATGCGTGAAGCGGATCTACACGGACCTGGCGGTGATCCGGATAGAAGGGGAGGAGCTGGTGTTGGAGGAGGTAGCCCCCGGGGTAAGCCTCGGGGAGGTCCAGGCGCGCACGGGAGCCCCCCTTCGGGTGACGGACGACGTGCGGATCATGCCGGTGCCCGCGGAGATCCGGGGAATTCCCCTCCACAGGCCTTGAGGGAGAGAAAAATGGTCCGCGGAATCGACGTACACGTGCACATCGCCACCGGGGACAAGATCCGGCTGGGCCGGCGGCCCATGTTCCCCACGGGGGTGGATCCCCGGTGGGACAACCCGGACGCCATGGCGGAGCTGTACGCCTCCCTGGACCTGATGGCGGTGATCTTCGACGTGGACAACGAGACCCAGAGCGGACTGCGCATCTCCAACGAGGAAGTGGCCGGGTGGGTCCGGAAATACCCCGAGGTGTTCATCGGATTCGGGAGCGTGGACCCATGGAAGGGAAGGAGGGCGGTGGAGGAAGTACAGCGGTGCGCGGACCTGGGGCTGCGGGGGATGAAGTTCCAGCAGATCACCCAGGCCTTCCGGCCCGACGACCCCCGCTTTTTCCCCATCTATGAGGCGTGCGTGGACCGGGGATTGGCGGTACTCTTCCACACGGGAACCACGGCCATCGGGGTGGGGAGGCCGGGCGGCATGGGCCTGCGGCTGGACTACGGCCGTCCCATCTACATAGACGAGGTGGCCGCCCGGTATCCGGAGCTGCGCATCATCC
It encodes the following:
- a CDS encoding amidohydrolase family protein; this encodes MVRGIDVHVHIATGDKIRLGRRPMFPTGVDPRWDNPDAMAELYASLDLMAVIFDVDNETQSGLRISNEEVAGWVRKYPEVFIGFGSVDPWKGRRAVEEVQRCADLGLRGMKFQQITQAFRPDDPRFFPIYEACVDRGLAVLFHTGTTAIGVGRPGGMGLRLDYGRPIYIDEVAARYPELRIILAHPAWPWHEEQLAIVRHKGNVYMDLSGWAPKYFPPSVVHYANTLIQDKVFFGSDYPMITPQRWLEEFADLPLKEEVRRKILLLNAARFFGLQLPGVQETAAEAKKEA
- a CDS encoding 3-oxoacid CoA-transferase subunit A: MDKLVPTCDEAVADIPNGATIMIGGFGPPGFPAQLVEALRRRRLRELVIIQCGGGTEDYALGGLILDGAVRKLISSYPTHPGAWALRDRYLRGEIELEVLPQGTFVERIRAAGAGLGGFYTPTGVGTELAEGKEIRVINGRPYVFELPLSADFALIKAHRADRWGNLTYRRTMRNFNPIMAMAAKVVIAEVDEVVPVGALSPEEVETPGICVDRVVATERHPRLLRRV
- a CDS encoding 3-oxoacid CoA-transferase subunit B, with translation MALTREGVAYRIAQDLPDGSYVNLGVGIPSLVLQFLPEGRDVLIHSENGILGVGPKAAPGEEDPDLVNANGDYVTLLAGASLFDHALSFAIIRGGHLTHAVLGALQVSRKGDLANWKVPGQRVPGVGGAMDLAVGAQRVWVAMTHVTERGEPKIVEECTYPLTAPRCVKRIYTDLAVIRIEGEELVLEEVAPGVSLGEVQARTGAPLRVTDDVRIMPVPAEIRGIPLHRP
- a CDS encoding ABC transporter ATP-binding protein, with product MREAARVERSPTALMAVESGEGISVRVREVRKRFGPRAGSGGVVALDGVSLEVRRGEFLVMLGPSGCGKTTLLRSLAGLERPDGGEIEIEGELVFSAAQGVFWPPHRRPVSMMFQSYALWPHMTVYENVAFPLRMKRREGGRERTRVREVLEMVGCGGLERRYPGELSGGQQQRVALARAIVAGDRVILFDEPLSNVDARVREELRGEIVQMQRRLGFTAIYVTHDQKEAMAIADRLVVMDGGRILQVGTPQEVYLRPRSERVAYIVGRGNLLPGQVVGQEGGHYFVETAAGRLMGTGEDRLKPGDRVLVFFRPEVCRVVPAGEVGATGGIRGIVRQRAFLGNIQELRVQVGQAEILVEVPEGVEVPEGEVTLEIPEDRVRVFGGTAPTHS
- a CDS encoding ABC transporter substrate-binding protein: MRRWLRGALWTSFLVAVLFPRGAATGPSLRERICEAAQKEGVVHILTNVREVADPLEKALNGRFPWLRVRTVTDVAAPTRAVAEAQAGRHEHDVFAYSLPGILPAYERGLLVSFSDSEIQTFGIHPGARLLGGAVLSGWTFVHTIAHDTRRVRSEEAPRRWEDLLTPRWRGRLVGSISALTNGVAAVGLLLGEAWAFDFVRKLRDEVKVTLTPSPTLALQLVLQGEKDLLWSGIETTLERQERAVESARRRLELYGRLLPVLQGQVR